One stretch of Chitinophaga pendula DNA includes these proteins:
- the radA gene encoding DNA repair protein RadA: protein MSKIKTAFFCQNCGYEAAKWNGRCPSCGQWNTFVEEKIQKEIPLRQQEWKNETTAKTDKTVHLSEVSGAAEERWQTADAELNRVLGGGIVTGSLVLVGGEPGIGKSTLFLQNALLLQNITTLYVSGEESAQQIKMRADRLKTKNERFYLLTETSTQTIFQEIKKLQPQLVIIDSIQTLQSPFIESAPGSVSQIKESAAEMQRFAKETNTPVFLIGHITKDGTIAGPKILEHMVDTVLQFEGDQHYAYRILRTIKNRFGSTAELGIYEMTGEGLRQVTNPSEILISQREDELSGVAIASTMEGMRPMLIEVQALVTQSVYGTPQRTATGFDLRRLQLLLAVLEKRGGFHFGVKDVFLNIAGGIRVEDPSIDLAVLCALLSSYEDIAVSSKICFAGEVGLSGEIRAVNRIEQRIAEAEKLGFERIFISRYNKKGVDFSRFNIDVISVGRVEEVYQKLF from the coding sequence ATGAGTAAAATAAAAACAGCCTTTTTTTGTCAGAATTGTGGCTATGAAGCAGCTAAATGGAACGGCCGTTGCCCTAGCTGCGGACAATGGAACACCTTCGTAGAAGAAAAGATCCAGAAAGAAATACCACTGCGTCAACAAGAATGGAAAAACGAAACAACTGCCAAAACAGATAAAACCGTACACCTCTCCGAAGTAAGCGGCGCAGCAGAAGAAAGATGGCAGACTGCCGACGCAGAGCTGAACCGCGTACTGGGTGGTGGCATCGTCACCGGCTCCCTCGTTCTCGTAGGCGGAGAACCCGGTATCGGCAAATCCACATTATTCCTGCAAAACGCCTTGCTACTGCAAAATATCACCACCCTCTACGTCAGCGGAGAAGAAAGCGCACAACAAATAAAGATGCGCGCAGATCGTCTCAAAACCAAAAACGAACGCTTCTACCTGCTCACCGAAACCTCTACCCAAACCATCTTCCAAGAAATAAAAAAATTACAGCCACAACTGGTCATCATTGACTCCATACAAACCCTACAGTCCCCCTTTATTGAGTCAGCACCAGGCAGCGTATCCCAGATAAAGGAATCCGCCGCCGAAATGCAACGTTTCGCCAAAGAAACTAATACCCCCGTATTCCTTATCGGCCACATCACTAAAGATGGCACCATTGCTGGTCCTAAAATACTTGAACATATGGTAGACACCGTCCTCCAGTTCGAAGGAGACCAACATTATGCCTATCGCATACTACGTACTATCAAAAACCGATTCGGATCCACAGCAGAACTAGGTATATACGAAATGACCGGAGAGGGCCTCAGACAGGTAACCAACCCCTCTGAAATCCTCATCTCCCAAAGAGAAGATGAACTGAGTGGTGTCGCCATCGCCTCCACCATGGAAGGCATGCGCCCCATGCTGATCGAAGTACAGGCCCTCGTCACACAATCTGTATACGGTACCCCGCAACGTACCGCTACCGGCTTCGACCTCCGTAGGCTACAACTGCTACTGGCCGTACTCGAAAAAAGAGGTGGATTCCATTTCGGCGTTAAAGATGTATTCCTCAATATAGCCGGCGGCATCAGAGTAGAAGATCCCTCTATCGATCTAGCTGTCCTCTGCGCGCTCCTCTCCTCTTATGAAGATATCGCCGTCTCCAGCAAAATATGCTTTGCGGGAGAAGTAGGACTTAGCGGAGAAATCCGAGCTGTCAACCGGATCGAACAACGGATCGCAGAAGCAGAAAAACTAGGCTTCGAAAGGATCTTCATCTCCCGGTATAATAAGAAAGGGGTAGACTTCAGCCGTTTCAATATAGACGTGATCTCCGTAGGCCGGGTAGAAGAAGTATACCAAAAACTGTTCTAA
- a CDS encoding thiol-activated cytolysin family protein, which produces MSRIPFLWLLLSTAILYSCKKEAEPMSAAKESAGFSHLKKYPEQLIQIDLRDQQPRSPYTDSSLHIQASLDEQKRAEDPAQFPGTVISGINPIREVINWNTGAYSWLVEANEHVVYTDYEDQIFPGALIKGNSVENFDFNPVIGYTPKPISVSVSLPAPAGKVAATIDIPSLSATTRQVNNVLLNSQFAQLGFAKYNLNIKEFTYYDELKELFATGKNTNLIFFNSSSGTTTNIKKISRSTGLMAKFIQKNFTIDMDIPKAGQLIDLNVDPNIIGAYSPLYVSSVTYGRLGIITVESDAGFDELKKAFEKAFGILGIVNGSNTLTQEEINTINSADIKIYLVGGLGAQAVQTINGYQNFLQYLGGGQTFSAQAPGVPITFNMRYLSDHSAYKAQFQINYGNIEKVYARIEFSNQRNELSFPSAGSTRETTIEDIYLAFYQDVNCTKSVKASNVIQFDYSVTLSKNSREPGVTTTPVTTTTEKKVKNTAKGTRILLEKDKITYSKTSKGGRGGSFYSSSYHYVLRSGNGYTTSAPVWN; this is translated from the coding sequence ATGTCACGAATCCCCTTCCTATGGCTTCTGTTGAGCACAGCCATACTCTATTCCTGTAAAAAAGAAGCCGAACCTATGTCGGCCGCAAAGGAATCTGCCGGTTTCAGCCACCTGAAAAAATACCCCGAGCAATTAATACAAATCGATCTTCGGGATCAACAGCCAAGGTCACCTTACACCGACAGCTCCCTCCATATCCAGGCCTCACTAGACGAACAAAAGCGGGCAGAGGATCCCGCACAATTCCCAGGTACTGTCATCTCAGGTATCAATCCGATACGCGAAGTAATTAACTGGAATACCGGCGCCTACTCCTGGCTCGTTGAAGCAAACGAACATGTCGTATATACTGATTATGAAGATCAGATCTTTCCTGGCGCATTGATAAAAGGTAACTCTGTAGAAAACTTCGATTTCAATCCTGTCATCGGCTACACCCCTAAACCCATCAGTGTTTCTGTGTCATTACCCGCGCCGGCAGGCAAAGTAGCCGCCACCATAGACATACCATCCCTCTCCGCTACCACCAGGCAGGTAAATAACGTACTGCTCAATAGCCAGTTCGCACAGTTAGGGTTTGCTAAGTATAACCTGAACATCAAAGAATTCACCTACTACGACGAACTGAAAGAACTTTTTGCAACCGGGAAAAATACCAATCTGATATTTTTCAACTCCTCCAGCGGCACCACTACCAATATTAAAAAGATATCCAGATCAACAGGCCTCATGGCTAAATTCATTCAAAAGAATTTCACCATCGATATGGACATCCCAAAAGCAGGCCAGCTGATCGACCTGAATGTTGACCCCAATATAATAGGCGCTTACTCTCCGTTGTATGTAAGCTCCGTTACCTATGGAAGACTGGGAATCATCACCGTGGAATCTGATGCTGGCTTTGATGAGTTGAAAAAAGCTTTCGAAAAAGCATTCGGCATATTAGGCATCGTTAATGGCTCCAATACACTCACGCAGGAGGAAATCAATACGATTAATAGCGCCGATATAAAAATCTACCTCGTAGGTGGCCTGGGGGCACAAGCCGTGCAGACAATAAATGGCTACCAAAACTTCCTGCAGTATCTGGGAGGTGGCCAAACCTTTTCTGCGCAAGCTCCCGGAGTACCCATCACGTTCAACATGCGTTATCTGAGCGACCATTCTGCTTACAAAGCACAATTCCAGATTAATTACGGCAATATCGAAAAAGTATATGCACGAATAGAATTCAGCAATCAACGAAATGAACTTAGTTTTCCATCTGCAGGATCTACCCGCGAGACAACCATCGAAGATATATACCTCGCCTTCTATCAGGACGTTAATTGTACAAAATCGGTCAAAGCATCTAATGTCATTCAATTCGACTACAGCGTTACCTTATCAAAAAATAGCAGAGAACCTGGGGTCACAACAACTCCCGTGACCACCACCACAGAGAAAAAAGTTAAAAACACCGCCAAAGGAACACGCATCTTACTGGAAAAAGATAAAATAACGTATTCAAAAACGTCTAAGGGCGGCAGAGGGGGTTCCTTTTACTCTTCCTCTTATCACTACGTACTCAGATCAGGGAATGGATATACCACCAGTGCTCCGGTCTGGAATTAA
- the rplM gene encoding 50S ribosomal protein L13, whose amino-acid sequence MNTLSFKTKSANEAYVKRDWYIVDATNLTLGRVCAKMAAILRGKNKPYYTPHTDCGDYIIVINAEKIVLTGNKINDKEYLTFSGYPGGQKAEVAKDLLKRRPEVVIERAIKGMLPKNRLGRKMYKKLFVYAGAEHPHAAQKPQTLTF is encoded by the coding sequence ATGAATACTTTAAGTTTTAAAACAAAATCCGCCAACGAAGCTTACGTAAAGCGCGATTGGTACATTGTAGATGCTACAAATCTGACCCTTGGCAGAGTATGTGCTAAGATGGCGGCTATTTTAAGAGGCAAGAACAAGCCTTACTACACCCCTCATACTGATTGTGGTGATTATATCATCGTGATCAATGCAGAAAAGATTGTGCTTACTGGTAATAAGATCAACGACAAGGAATACCTGACATTCTCTGGTTATCCCGGAGGTCAGAAAGCTGAGGTAGCCAAAGATCTGCTGAAGCGTCGTCCTGAAGTGGTGATCGAAAGGGCTATCAAAGGTATGTTGCCTAAGAATCGCCTTGGCCGTAAGATGTACAAAAAATTATTTGTATATGCAGGAGCAGAGCATCCTCACGCGGCACAGAAACCACAAACTTTAACTTTCTAA
- a CDS encoding RagB/SusD family nutrient uptake outer membrane protein: MKAGFKYLSYILLGATIAAAVACNKKLDVLPGAQITPDQIRNGDDVKATLAGGYSSLQNASAYGEQYLSVPELLANTNIRWVGTFATYRDVALKQQVVTLALATDIWNRGYKTINTMNLVLSKLNLLSAAEQAVIGGEAKFLRAITYFELAGMFGKPYSAGNITTNVTVPIVLTPIISDDQVPAGTQPRASVDDLYKQVISDLKDAAATLPAGNGVKANKFSAFAFLARVYLAQGNYALAAASADSVISKGGFSLTSSFDKEFNNAGVWSSEDIFAIIQNAQSNAGTTNNGLVTFFAPKPFGRGDIAVQPSQLALYDDGDARKEYYQANAQNTIFYTKKWSVLYGTIPVVRLAEMYLTRAEANLQNNSSIGATPLDDVNRVRDRSKAGILSAVTVNDVVAERERELAFEGDLFRTVKRLKKNVGNRPYDDNKLVLPVPQRERDVNPKLSQNPGY; the protein is encoded by the coding sequence ATGAAAGCAGGATTCAAATATCTTAGTTATATACTTTTAGGCGCCACCATTGCCGCAGCGGTAGCCTGTAACAAGAAGCTGGACGTATTGCCAGGCGCGCAGATCACGCCGGATCAGATACGTAATGGAGATGATGTAAAGGCGACGCTGGCCGGCGGCTATAGTTCTTTGCAGAATGCAAGTGCTTATGGTGAGCAATATTTATCTGTGCCGGAACTGCTGGCTAATACCAATATCAGGTGGGTAGGCACTTTTGCTACCTATCGTGATGTTGCCTTAAAACAGCAGGTGGTTACTTTGGCACTGGCCACAGATATCTGGAACAGGGGGTATAAAACGATCAATACCATGAACCTTGTGCTGAGTAAGCTTAATCTTTTATCCGCTGCTGAGCAGGCGGTGATAGGCGGCGAGGCTAAATTCCTCCGGGCTATTACTTACTTTGAGCTGGCCGGTATGTTTGGTAAGCCTTATTCGGCTGGTAATATTACTACCAATGTGACAGTGCCTATTGTATTGACACCTATTATATCTGATGATCAGGTGCCTGCTGGTACACAGCCTCGTGCTTCTGTCGACGATCTTTATAAACAAGTGATCAGCGATCTGAAGGATGCAGCTGCCACCTTGCCGGCGGGAAATGGCGTTAAGGCGAATAAATTTTCAGCGTTTGCTTTCCTGGCAAGGGTATATCTGGCACAAGGAAATTATGCACTGGCTGCTGCATCTGCTGATTCTGTGATCAGCAAGGGCGGTTTTTCGCTGACTTCCAGTTTTGATAAGGAGTTTAACAATGCGGGTGTATGGTCATCTGAGGATATATTTGCTATTATTCAGAATGCACAAAGTAATGCAGGAACGACTAATAACGGGCTGGTGACCTTTTTTGCGCCTAAGCCTTTTGGTCGCGGTGACATAGCCGTGCAGCCTTCTCAGCTGGCCCTTTATGATGACGGGGATGCCCGTAAGGAATATTATCAGGCGAATGCACAGAATACCATTTTCTATACCAAGAAATGGAGTGTTTTATACGGAACTATTCCTGTAGTGAGGTTGGCGGAGATGTATCTGACGCGTGCGGAAGCGAATTTGCAGAATAATTCCAGCATTGGCGCTACGCCATTGGATGATGTGAACCGGGTACGTGACCGTTCAAAGGCTGGTATTTTAAGTGCGGTAACGGTAAATGATGTGGTAGCGGAGCGTGAGCGGGAGTTGGCCTTCGAAGGGGACCTTTTCCGTACGGTGAAGCGTCTGAAGAAAAATGTGGGCAACAGGCCTTATGATGATAATAAGCTGGTATTGCCGGTGCCGCAGCGTGAGCGGGATGTAAATCCGAAGTTATCGCAGAACCCGGGGTATTAA
- a CDS encoding zinc metallopeptidase: protein MTPGIMIVSLIFVGISMLVSFRLKSKFKEYSEVPVSSGMTGKQVAEKMLRDNNIFDVQVVSVDGFLSDHYNPENKTVNLSPDVYSGASVAAAAVAAHECGHAVQHATAYKWLGLRSKLVPAVQVSSNLVQWVLLGGILLINVFPQLLLGGIILFGVTTLFSVITLPVEFDASNRALAWLNRTDIMRAQEHAKAKDALWWAAMTYVVAAVASVVTLLQYILIYAGARSRD from the coding sequence ATGACACCAGGAATTATGATCGTATCGTTGATCTTTGTCGGGATCAGCATGCTCGTGAGTTTCAGATTAAAGAGCAAGTTTAAGGAATATAGTGAGGTACCGGTTTCATCCGGTATGACCGGCAAGCAGGTAGCGGAGAAAATGCTACGGGATAATAATATTTTTGATGTGCAGGTAGTATCAGTAGATGGTTTTCTTTCTGATCACTATAATCCTGAGAATAAGACGGTAAACCTCAGTCCGGACGTTTACAGTGGGGCAAGTGTAGCGGCGGCAGCTGTGGCCGCCCACGAATGCGGGCATGCGGTGCAGCATGCCACTGCTTACAAATGGTTGGGATTGCGATCCAAGCTGGTACCTGCTGTACAGGTAAGTTCCAATTTGGTTCAATGGGTGTTACTTGGGGGAATCCTGTTGATTAATGTATTTCCACAATTGTTGCTGGGGGGTATTATACTTTTTGGGGTGACTACGCTCTTTTCCGTTATTACTCTGCCTGTTGAGTTCGATGCATCTAACCGGGCATTGGCCTGGCTGAACCGTACCGATATTATGCGTGCGCAGGAGCATGCCAAGGCGAAAGATGCTTTGTGGTGGGCTGCGATGACCTATGTGGTCGCTGCAGTGGCTTCTGTGGTTACTTTATTACAATATATACTTATATATGCAGGAGCCCGATCTCGCGATTAA
- a CDS encoding SusC/RagA family TonB-linked outer membrane protein, with protein MRRFYSLLTLVLLCLTFFTAAMAQNKTLTGKVTDAKDGAVLPGVTVKVKGSNLGTVTKIDGTFSVPVPERATALIFSFVGYGDKEVSIVGQTNLNVSLSTGDKDLSEVVVVGYGTQTKRDITGSVAKVTTKDIANQPVATFESSIQGRAAGVVIESGSGKVGQAMKIRIRGTSSVSASSQPLYVVDGMPIISASQSDVTNDPTNPIADLNPNDIESVEVLKDAAASAIYGARASNGVVLITTKRGKLGDKTNIELNVSTSFSKPTRKRGFLNANEYLDLVKEVATNDGRTDFKNNDTGYPDEATAINDYYNYYVDNYITPFAAGTDWQKRAVNTNWEDQVYRKTAHTRQIDLAVSGGNEKTRYYASGTYADQEAIVIVNRFRRYGARLNLDHNANSKLSFGLNLNVNRQQLDRVANDNALSTPGQIVALQPFSPIIDPATNDLNLNTLYANGLLAARESFNKQVGIRTIGNVYANYYILPSLSFRTELGTDIYNLDEEDYRGRNTQDGAGIGKGSYIHSQNVSLNSNNYFNFNPNLGSRHKLTATLGMSYLQNDFTGSLVSGENFPSDAIKNLSGAATISDGSSSSQRYTFLSYFFRSTYTYKDKYMASFSVRTDGSSRFGPNNRYGWFPAGSLGWVISEEDFLKGSKTLNYLKIRGSYGLTGNAEIGENRIYTLMDVVRYPGLPGFQPVQIGNPNLKWERTAQADIGLEFGFFDNRLSGEIDYYNKQTSDLLLRANVPLSTGYGFVYRNVGKMENKGVEILLNSKNIVGKDFTWSTSLNVAYNKNRVKDLQGQIIDAGEQRAIEGQPIGVFFLRKFVGVDPANGDALYEGADGKPTNNYGAAPRQIVGRSNPDWTGGFNNTFSYQGIDLSVFFTFVQGNQVYNRAGQYMSSGFGGGFDNQTRDILNRWQKPGDITDVPRVSSSYATGNQTSSRWIYDGSYIRLKTLTLGYNLPKSVLNTIKFSGVRIYVAGYNLWTKTKYPGDPEVNTGTLGNVASDNIVGGVDFYTIPQAKTFTVGLNVKF; from the coding sequence ATGCGAAGGTTTTACTCATTGTTGACCTTAGTACTCCTATGTCTCACTTTTTTTACTGCCGCAATGGCGCAGAACAAAACCCTTACCGGAAAAGTAACCGATGCTAAGGATGGTGCTGTGTTGCCAGGAGTGACTGTAAAGGTGAAGGGGTCGAATCTTGGTACTGTCACGAAGATAGACGGTACGTTCAGTGTACCTGTACCCGAGAGGGCTACTGCGCTGATTTTTTCATTTGTTGGATATGGGGATAAGGAGGTATCTATTGTGGGGCAAACTAATTTAAATGTATCGCTGTCTACCGGTGATAAGGATTTGTCTGAGGTGGTAGTTGTGGGCTACGGTACGCAGACTAAGCGTGATATTACCGGATCTGTAGCGAAGGTGACGACGAAGGATATTGCGAACCAGCCGGTGGCAACTTTCGAATCTTCTATTCAGGGTCGTGCAGCAGGTGTTGTTATTGAATCTGGTAGCGGTAAAGTAGGTCAGGCTATGAAGATACGTATTCGTGGTACGTCTTCCGTTTCTGCCAGCAGCCAGCCTTTGTATGTTGTCGATGGGATGCCTATTATCTCTGCCAGCCAGTCAGATGTTACCAACGACCCTACGAATCCTATTGCAGACCTTAACCCGAATGACATTGAGTCGGTGGAAGTATTAAAAGATGCTGCTGCGTCTGCTATTTATGGTGCGCGGGCATCCAATGGTGTGGTATTAATCACTACCAAGAGAGGTAAGCTGGGAGACAAGACCAACATTGAGCTGAATGTTTCTACCAGCTTTAGTAAACCTACCAGAAAGAGAGGGTTCCTGAATGCGAACGAATATCTTGACCTGGTAAAAGAAGTAGCTACCAATGATGGAAGGACTGACTTTAAAAACAATGATACTGGCTATCCTGATGAAGCGACTGCTATCAATGATTATTATAATTATTATGTTGACAACTATATAACTCCTTTTGCTGCGGGAACAGACTGGCAGAAAAGGGCGGTGAATACTAACTGGGAGGATCAGGTGTATCGTAAAACGGCTCATACCCGGCAGATAGATCTGGCAGTGTCCGGTGGTAATGAAAAAACCCGCTATTATGCATCTGGTACATACGCTGATCAGGAGGCAATCGTGATCGTAAACAGGTTCAGAAGATATGGTGCCCGTTTGAATCTTGATCATAATGCTAACAGTAAGTTATCATTCGGACTTAATCTGAATGTAAATCGTCAGCAGCTTGACCGTGTTGCAAATGATAACGCATTGTCAACTCCGGGGCAGATTGTGGCATTGCAGCCATTTTCCCCGATCATTGATCCTGCTACCAACGATCTTAACCTGAATACCTTGTATGCGAATGGATTGCTGGCAGCACGGGAGAGCTTTAACAAGCAGGTAGGTATCCGTACTATCGGTAATGTATATGCTAATTATTACATCTTGCCGTCTTTAAGTTTCCGGACGGAGCTGGGTACAGATATCTATAACCTGGATGAGGAAGATTACAGAGGACGTAATACACAGGATGGTGCCGGTATAGGTAAGGGTAGTTATATTCATAGTCAGAATGTCTCATTGAACAGCAATAACTACTTCAACTTTAATCCTAATCTGGGTAGCCGCCATAAGCTGACAGCTACATTGGGTATGAGTTATCTGCAAAATGATTTTACCGGTTCATTAGTGAGTGGAGAGAACTTTCCTTCAGATGCGATTAAAAATCTGTCTGGAGCTGCTACGATCAGCGATGGTTCTTCTTCTTCCCAGCGTTATACCTTCCTCTCATATTTCTTCCGCTCTACTTATACCTATAAGGATAAGTACATGGCCTCTTTTAGTGTTCGTACAGATGGGTCTTCTCGTTTCGGGCCTAATAACAGGTATGGTTGGTTTCCTGCGGGATCTCTTGGTTGGGTAATATCTGAGGAGGATTTTCTGAAAGGAAGTAAAACGCTCAATTATTTAAAGATCAGAGGTAGCTATGGATTAACAGGTAATGCGGAGATTGGAGAGAACCGTATTTATACGTTGATGGATGTGGTGCGTTATCCTGGATTGCCCGGGTTCCAGCCTGTACAGATCGGTAACCCGAACCTGAAATGGGAGAGAACAGCGCAGGCGGATATCGGTCTTGAGTTTGGATTCTTTGACAACCGCCTGAGTGGTGAGATCGATTATTATAATAAGCAAACTTCTGACCTGTTGCTTCGTGCCAATGTGCCTTTGTCTACCGGTTATGGGTTTGTATATCGTAACGTAGGTAAGATGGAGAACAAAGGGGTAGAAATCCTGTTGAACTCTAAAAACATTGTTGGCAAAGACTTTACCTGGTCTACTTCACTGAATGTGGCGTATAACAAAAACCGGGTAAAAGACTTACAGGGTCAGATTATCGACGCTGGTGAGCAACGTGCGATTGAAGGACAACCTATCGGTGTATTTTTCCTGCGTAAGTTCGTAGGTGTTGATCCGGCCAATGGCGATGCATTGTACGAAGGAGCGGATGGCAAACCAACCAACAACTATGGAGCGGCTCCGCGCCAGATAGTAGGCAGATCTAATCCGGACTGGACAGGTGGTTTTAATAACACCTTCAGTTATCAAGGTATTGACCTGAGTGTGTTCTTTACTTTTGTGCAAGGCAACCAGGTCTATAACAGAGCCGGGCAGTATATGAGTTCTGGCTTTGGTGGTGGATTTGACAACCAGACCCGTGACATCCTGAACAGGTGGCAAAAGCCGGGTGACATCACGGATGTACCCCGTGTATCTTCTAGCTATGCTACCGGTAACCAGACTTCTTCCCGCTGGATATATGACGGTTCCTACATCCGCTTAAAGACGCTGACACTGGGATACAATCTGCCCAAGTCCGTGTTAAATACAATCAAGTTTTCGGGTGTTCGTATTTACGTAGCCGGATATAACCTTTGGACGAAGACGAAGTATCCTGGTGATCCGGAAGTGAATACAGGTACGCTGGGGAATGTGGCCAGTGACAACATTGTAGGCGGAGTAGATTTTTACACTATTCCGCAGGCTAAAACATTTACCGTGGGACTAAATGTGAAATTTTAA
- the rpsI gene encoding 30S ribosomal protein S9: MEKQKNTIGRRKEAVARVYISKGNGNITVNDKDYKTYFSLIYLQNQVELPLKTIDALDKFDIKVNAQGGGIKGQAEAIKLGIARALCEVNAEFRPALKAVGVLTRDPRAVERKKPGKRKARRSFQFSKR; this comes from the coding sequence ATGGAAAAGCAAAAAAATACCATCGGTCGTCGTAAGGAAGCTGTTGCCCGCGTGTACATAAGCAAGGGTAATGGTAACATTACTGTGAACGACAAGGATTATAAAACATATTTCTCTCTCATATACCTGCAAAATCAGGTAGAGCTGCCGTTGAAGACGATTGATGCATTGGATAAATTTGACATCAAAGTGAATGCACAGGGTGGTGGTATCAAAGGTCAGGCAGAAGCTATTAAGCTGGGTATCGCGCGTGCACTGTGTGAGGTGAATGCTGAATTCCGTCCTGCGCTGAAAGCTGTTGGTGTACTGACCCGTGATCCTAGAGCAGTAGAGCGTAAGAAACCAGGTAAACGTAAGGCTAGAAGAAGCTTCCAGTTCTCTAAACGCTAA
- a CDS encoding ComF family protein, which yields MNPSPNPMQPLVSFYRSLVHLFYPHCCEICGQDLTDAEEVLCLTCLHQLPATQCLSHNDHPAARIFQGRINVQHAAAIYYYIQPSPLQQLVYQFKYHQRQDIARYMGRQMGLQLLQFPWIQEITAIVPVPLHRQRQRQRGYNQSALLANGIAAIIQQPVKELLYRSHFKHSQTKHNRETRWQNVTQAFHIKHPATYARDHFLLVDDIITTGATTEACCLQLLKTGANVSICSLAMAVR from the coding sequence ATGAATCCATCCCCCAACCCCATGCAGCCGCTCGTTTCTTTCTACCGCTCCCTGGTACACCTGTTTTACCCGCATTGTTGCGAGATCTGTGGACAAGATCTGACAGATGCAGAAGAAGTATTATGCCTGACCTGCCTGCACCAGTTACCCGCTACACAATGCCTGTCACACAACGACCACCCGGCAGCACGTATCTTTCAGGGACGGATAAATGTGCAGCATGCCGCAGCTATATATTATTATATACAACCTTCCCCACTTCAACAGCTCGTCTACCAATTTAAATACCACCAACGACAGGATATAGCCCGCTACATGGGCCGCCAGATGGGACTGCAGCTCCTCCAATTCCCGTGGATACAAGAGATCACCGCCATTGTACCTGTCCCCCTGCATCGACAACGACAACGGCAACGCGGCTATAATCAGTCTGCTTTACTGGCAAATGGCATCGCTGCCATTATACAGCAACCAGTTAAAGAACTACTCTACCGTTCCCATTTCAAACACTCCCAAACAAAACACAATCGCGAAACCCGCTGGCAAAACGTAACACAAGCCTTCCATATCAAGCATCCCGCAACATACGCCCGGGATCATTTCCTGCTTGTTGATGACATCATTACCACCGGTGCCACAACAGAAGCCTGCTGCCTCCAGCTATTAAAAACCGGGGCCAATGTAAGCATCTGCAGCCTGGCCATGGCTGTACGTTAG
- the rpsB gene encoding 30S ribosomal protein S2 produces MENNTSLQQQLLEAGVHFGHLKKKWNPKMLPYIFAEKKGIHIIDLNKTVEGLQEAAAALKSIAKSGKKIMFVATKKQAKEIVADAAKRVNMPFVTERWLGGMLTNFATIRKSVKKMQSIEKMLSDGTFDNITKKERLTLTRDKDKMEKVLGGIAQLARVPAALFIVDISHEHIALAEARKLGISTFGMVDTNSDPTRVDFSIPANDDATKSIAIITNYIAAAIAEGLAERANEKPEDIEEEEEQDSKALKFELEGGEDRERGRRNGPGGGGRSAGGPGGGQNRGGGGPNRGGGQNRGGGGPNRGGGGPNRGGGPGGGARRPSNTGGGGNRRPGGPRP; encoded by the coding sequence ATGGAAAATAATACCTCATTACAGCAGCAGTTACTGGAGGCAGGTGTTCACTTCGGTCACCTGAAGAAGAAGTGGAACCCCAAGATGCTGCCTTATATTTTCGCAGAAAAGAAAGGTATTCATATCATCGACCTGAACAAAACTGTAGAAGGTCTGCAGGAAGCAGCGGCTGCGCTGAAATCCATCGCGAAGAGCGGTAAAAAGATCATGTTCGTTGCTACCAAAAAGCAAGCGAAAGAGATCGTAGCTGATGCGGCTAAGCGCGTAAACATGCCATTCGTAACCGAAAGATGGTTAGGTGGTATGCTCACTAACTTCGCTACTATCCGTAAGAGTGTAAAGAAGATGCAGAGCATCGAGAAAATGCTGTCTGACGGTACTTTTGATAATATCACTAAGAAAGAGCGTCTCACGTTAACCCGTGATAAAGATAAAATGGAGAAAGTACTGGGTGGTATCGCTCAGCTGGCACGTGTGCCTGCGGCTCTCTTCATCGTGGACATCAGCCATGAGCACATTGCATTGGCTGAAGCCCGCAAACTGGGTATCTCTACCTTCGGTATGGTAGATACCAACTCTGATCCTACCCGTGTAGATTTCTCTATTCCTGCCAACGATGATGCGACTAAATCTATCGCTATCATTACCAACTACATTGCTGCTGCGATTGCAGAAGGTCTGGCTGAGAGAGCAAATGAAAAACCTGAGGACATCGAGGAAGAAGAAGAACAGGACAGCAAAGCGCTGAAATTTGAGCTGGAAGGTGGTGAAGATCGTGAGCGTGGCAGAAGGAATGGTCCTGGTGGCGGTGGTAGAAGTGCAGGTGGTCCTGGTGGTGGTCAAAACCGTGGTGGCGGTGGTCCTAACCGTGGTGGTGGTCAAAATCGCGGCGGCGGTGGTCCTAATCGCGGTGGCGGTGGCCCTAACCGTGGTGGTGGCCCTGGTGGCGGCGCTCGTCGTCCATCCAACACTGGCGGTGGTGGCAACAGGAGACCTGGTGGTCCCAGACCCTAA